The genome window AATTAGGAGGACAGTACTAAATCAAAGGAAGTCAGTATGTTAAAGATATCAGAAAGGAAACAAGATCAAATGCAGCAAGAAAAATGCTAAATCAAAGGATGTCAAGGCCATCAAAGAGGAAACACGATCAAGTGCAATCTCTATAGGAAGATAGTCCCTACTTCAAGGATTAATTTGGAATCTAGAGATTCTGAAGATTGATCGATCAAGTCAAGCCACAAATCACTCCCCTGATTATGAATACGAAAAGGAAGGACGTAAATGAATCCAGCCCATCTCTTGAGCAGGATTCGGAGGCACCCCTTGGGTCAAATCTCTTAGAATTTTTTGTGCCTCAATCAAGGGTCAATCTGCAACGGCTACTCAAGACTCTCGTATAAGAAGACTGGCAAACTCAAGAATTCAACTACGCAACTTACCACTATTTTCTATGTCTTTCTAGTTCTTAGCACAAACACTGTATTCCTAAGTTTACTAGTATCTCAAAAGATAGGAAGTGTTAGGAAGCAAAACAAGAGTTGTGTCAAGTTTATAAAATATTGTTGCTGAAAATCATTGGTGGTAAACGATCCATAAAATCACTGCTATTGTAACCAACCATTGAAAatctaagagaacccttgtgacccaagggcACTGGATGTAGGTACCACACCGGTACTGAACTAGTATAAAATTCATGTTTTCTCAGCCTTTAAATTTCTtgcaatttattttcatcttcaaTCAAACTTGCTGATAAAGCTATGTCGACTAAGTCTCTTCTAAGTCGACTAAGTCTCTTCTAAGTCGATTAAGTTTTTAAACTAGCTACAATTCACCCTCTCTTGTACTTTCAATAAGTTCTGAGTTTTCTTAAGGAACATACACACTAACACTTCTTGCTAAAATTAACAGTTTATTTGTGAAAAAATATCAGACAATTCAATCCAATTCAAAACCTTGAGTTTTTTTGGGTAGAGTAACTCAAAACACTTCAAGATCCTTTAAGATGGTCTTACATAATATAGAACATTTTTATTGTTCGAACAACTTTCGCAACTGTAACCTAGTTTTTTAAGTGATGTCTAGATTTAAATAATATACGAGTGCATTCACCTGCGCTGCATCTCTTATTTCCCGTGAGAGTGAAAATATAAAAGATATACAGCTAGCATTATTTTGTGTATGATACaccttaattttttaaaatttggcaTAGTCGCATTTGAGTTATTTATGTTGAATTTTACAAACTTCGTGTTTTGACTTGGATTTTTCAAATGTTTGTGTTTTTAACTTTAGATTGAGTGGAAGTTAGAACACGATGCTATGCATGGAACTTTGACAAAAAAATAATCTAAATATTTTTACCGGTTAAGGGGTGATAATTAGCAGCCAAAGTCCAAACTCGAGAAACAAACAGAGACAATAAAGTCATCAAGAAAGACGATCAAAATAAGACCTATCCCACTATTCTATAATTCCTTAAAGACAAATTAATATGCAAAGACATGAGATTTCTAAATCACAGAACGAAAGATATTTATCAAGCAGGGTCGCAAGAACCGAGTCTACTAGCAATTTAAGTTTCCAATAATATCACTCAAAACAATTCAAACAAAATAGGTGGAAGATTTGCAATCAAAACAAGTGTCAGTACCCTAACGTAATTGACTAAATCCACAAAAATTAAGATAAGAAATACAGTTACATTTCTTTGAAACTCTGACCATGTTCTCCTTCAAATATTGCACATTTGATCTTCGGTGATGTCAACATATCTAATCGACCTGAGAAAGCATAATGAACAAATGAACTCAAGAATATTAAAGCTAGAAATCATTGAGACATAAACGTAACTAAACAATTAAAAGTATGTCCTCGCTATCTAAATTTAATCTTTTAAGATCAGATTATTATACAATTCAATATGGTACCAGACCGATCAATATGTCTTGGGTTCAAATTTCACCACTATATATTCAATAAACAAAAGAAATGTCCACGTGTTGGGCACATGAAAAGAATCAAACTACACGTTGAGAAATATATATCTGAGACATGGAAAACTACATTAAATACTAATTTTGTCTAATAAGTTAAACTTTCAGATGAGATTATCACAATTCAACTAAAAAATCATAGTTAAACAGAATTATATTGTGGATTTTTTCGCTGAATACCCTAATAAATGGAACCAACCTTTTAATGAACAATCAATGGTGAGAATTGGGAGAAGCAGAGGAAGGCTCCTCATGTTCACCATGAATCCTAGCTGGAATTTGAAAATCTGAAGTGAAATGtctgttggaaatttctgctTGATGATGGACATGATTCATCGGCGGCCGCTCTTCCCAAGCATGAATCAACTGTGAAAAATTGGACTGAAGGGGTTCCCTTTGAGGAAATACAGCACCTTGTGGTTGTGGGGAGTACAATGTTTGCTGATGATGGGGTAGTATCCAACCTGCCATTCTTGAATAATTTGTTTCAAAATTTTGACTTGAGAAAATGGTTTGGTGGTCATGACTTGAAGAAGCCCTATGATTAGAATTCTGGTCATGAAAAGTAGTACTATGAAGAGATAAGCCAAGATCTTCATTCTGAAATGAAGCTGATCTTGGCATTATCTCATGTGGGTAGTTTTGGAAATTCATCAATGAAGTCTCTGAATTCATTGGAAAAAAAGATTTCATAGTATCACCAAGCGACTGTGTTTCTCCTCCAGTACTATGCGTTTGCATCATATAAGAATTACAAGAATTACCACCACTTGGGTTATTTTCTTCTAATTGTCTTTGAAGCTGAAactcttgttgttgttgttgttgttgttccaaaACGATATTATTACCACTTGAGCTCCCATCAGCTGCATCAATAGTACTGGGGTTCCAAGGAGGCAACTCATCTAACTTATCAATGGCGTTTTTCGCCTTTTTGATAAGCCAATCGACCGCCTTACTAGGCCGGTCATAGCCTAATCGGTCTTGAACGTCGTAGAATTGAATAGCAGTGTGAGCAGATAAACGGACTCTTCGGTCTCTGGGACCTTTTGCAGTATAAACTTTGCTGTGGCGGTCTTTTTTACCAGTGGACCGGAGAATATGGCCGCCTTCTACTTGCACTATCTCTCCTCCTGTTGCTCTCTTCATTATCAATCTTTTTTCACAATTCTTTGCATATTCAGacaattttttttcttctctgcTGTCTTAATTTGTAAGAATAGACACTTTATAAGATCTGAGAATTAACCTGCTTCTTCTGCAATAATATTacagctgctgctgctgctgtttTCAGATGATGCTGATCCCGAAAAACACTGACAAGTACGCTACATATCCCATAGCCCAATGAAATCTCTTTGTCTAAAATCCAAATCTCAAAAACAAAACAAGATTGTCACACAATCTTTAGGAAAAGAAACTGCTCAAACAATAAAAAGGAAACCTAATTGACATTGAAAATAATGCTTTTTTGTGGAATTGTATTGCAATAGTAGGTATCTAAGTTTAGCCGACTTAGCTAGGGTTAGCTTAACAAGGGCGTTTTTTGAGACAGGCGaaggaaaaggaaaaaggaagaaggaaaaaaaaggatGCAAATGAAATGAATGGAACATTTGGTTTTAGAGAGAATGACTTATCTTTTTTGGCTTCTCATGGGAGTACTGATTTGGACAGTCACAGCACGTCGCCTCCTACTTTATTTTCATATGCTTCCATAAGTATCATTCCATTTCTTTCTTGAgactattttaatttaaaaataattaacttaAATAGTCACTCACTCAATGTTTAAATTTAAAATAGATAACGGATGTATAATGTATGTGTAGTTTGAGTATACAAAATACAACAACATATCCAGCGTAATCCCGTATAgtgggtatggggagggtagtgtgaaGGCAAAGAAGCTTATATTTGCATGTGTATATAATcagtgtataatctatgtattataGATACAAAAGCTATTTGTGTGAAGATCCTTTTAAAGGTTTTAGGTAAAAAGGGAAAAACCTCATATATGGAGTATGTGTTGTCCTATAGTAAAATTTAATGGAGCCTGGAAACTTATTCAAACTTGATCCAACATTCTCATGAGAAATAGTTATAGAAAACTACATGAAATTAAAGCATGGTTTGATTAGAATTGTATGATTAGTGTTATCTTTGTAAAAGCTAGTATTCTTTTAAACTCTTTTCACTACAAAGCAAATTTATGTTAAGGGTGTTAAATTTTAAAAGAGTGACGAATAAATGGAACTTTGATGGTCCTAATAGAACAATATAGACCCACCCTCATTGAAACATGATGGTGATTTCTaccagttttttttttttcctccatTGGCGCATTGAACTTTTGTATTTTTATCAGTTAAAGTATCGGATCATCTATTACACAGTGTAATGTGTAATAGAACTATATACTATGTGTTACTCTGAATAATTAACTTTTCACTAACTAGCATCCCATTGCCGTGTACTTAATCTAAAAGGGGAAGTAAAAACAAGGAGTGTTTATAATTGATATTGTATATAACTTTAAATCGagaagaatttaagttatatatattgtaATAATTTTTACACTATGAGTAACTTCTCTTAGGTTTGATATGTTTTATGAATTAAGTGGAACTAACATTTCCCTGTTTCCCATAatttactgccataactctttCAAATGAAAAATTATAGTTGCATTGAGTACTTTAACCACCTTTAATAAATGGCTAACGAGTTACGTCATTAATATTAAAAGtagttttctcttttaaattAATGAAATTAAAAGCAAGTGGTATACATAGTGTAGCGGATACGTGGGTACGTAAGTTATAGGTATTGAACTTTCTGTATCCTTATATCATTTGCTCAACCACTTGTAGCAAATTTTAAAGGGAAAaaggagaaagagaagaaaataaataaaggaaGAAAGCGAAAAATAGGAAATGAATGGACAGCAAAATGGGAAATATAAACGGAAGAAGAGAAAATGAAACTTTAACTCAATCTTTACTGTCTATAAGCAACAAGAGATTctagtttcttttttcttttcttttttcttttttttgggggggggggggggggggattgtaGGTGAATAATAATAGTCAATAAATTTAGGTTTAGCCTAAAGTGCTGTCCCCGAAATTTTAGAGCTGAATTTAATGGGATTAAATTTGAACGAAGTTTATAATCATAGAGTTAGCCTAGATGTAATTCCTCGCAGAAAATATCTCCCTTACAGATAATAGATATTTTATGACGTTGTACTATATCACATATAATAAAGTTTatcatatatttttattttggtaATTACATTAGATATAGTGATAGCAAAAAGGCTAGAAATTAAAGTTAATCAGAATTAATAAAATCCTAATTAAGACACAACTTTACCAGAAAAAACATTTATAATTTGGTTTTATGAATTTGGAGTTCAAATTAAATTCCAAATTGATCCTAAAAGAGATATCAATTGTTATGTTGTGTAAGTGAACTCGAGCTTAGAAGGAAACGGTGGACGCTTTTTGGTTTTGAAGAAACAAGAACACAAAAAGCAAAAGGAATTATTGGTTTGTGGCATACAAAAATTGAAGGTTACCCCCAAATAAGAGGCAAAGGGCTGCTACTTTTTCATATGGTAAGTCTAGTACTGTAGTGAAAAAATGtttgtatatatattataaataaaaGAGAGAAGGATATGCTTGAGTTTTTATCCGTACAATTAGCTCAAGTTTGGGCGGGTTAGAGTCTTAGAGAGGACATATATTCAATTTAGACACAATCAGTTAGTTCATCTATTGGATCAATTTAGGTAATTATGTAGCTCAATTTGACACATAAAAGTTTCggagaaaaattgaaaaataaattggTTTTATTTGGAAGGTTTAATATAGTTACAAAAACTAAAATAGATTCTTTTATTAGTTTGATttgataattaaataaataataaaagaattaaaaaatatagATTAAATTATGACTCATTATTTATTCCAAATTAACCCGTCTTCCTAGAACCAAATAAATTTGAGTAGGCTGTATTTATCAATTAAACTCGTTTAATCTGCTCAAATCTAACTCAATCGCCCGTTTAACACCCTCAAGAAGTTTTGCCCACAAAATCTAAAGGAGAAGGAATACGTTAGGAAAAAGCATGTGTCAAATGGACCTCCCAATAAAAGATGATCAACTCGTGCTCTCTTTCCCTCTTTATTCCGAGTTGATAAGGACTTgctttcattttcttgaattattTGCATTACGTTTCACTTCTTCAATTTCCTTTTTATCATTGTCACATGGGTATCCTTCACTTACTTTTTATATGAGATTATGTATTGTGtataaaaattatttgttttggTTTCCTAATCTTCGGTATTAACATTAGGCGCCAAATAATTCAGATTTGTGCCATGTAACATTTTCATTTGCCTTTTTCGTCGAAGTCACATGGGCTTCCTTCGCTTATTTTTTAtacaaattaaataaattattaattttgagATTATATTCAACTATATATAAAGTATAGTTTTTTGTACTTGAATTGGGCCCAATTAGTCCGGATTTGTACCGGTCTATTAAAAAGGAAAGCTCcacatatttattatttactttttctagacatatacattgattatacatacctatacacatataatataaattatatatatatattatacatccacgagctatttttagtttaagaaatTTGGGGATTGGGTAAgcgactatttgggttaattcttcactaataaaacaataaaattatatttaCATAATCTGATTACTTTTTAACTAATTATAAGTAAATCTCTTGATAATTGATATTTTGTTAATGTATGTAACTTAAATCCATTATTTTTATGTAGACCATATCCAGATCGCTCTCGCTCTCTCTCCCTTTCAGTTATCGATATTAGTTAACGTTTAGTTTTCACCAAAAGTTGACTACATTATTTGCTTTTCTTCCTCAAACTTTTTAAAATCTACAAAATATAATTTCCCTTAAAAGTTTAGCAGAAAAGCTGATTGAAAGTCATGAATATTGATGGACAGATCATTATATAACTCTATGCgtgagaaaaaaaattaaaatcgcaAAGAAGGTAGAGTATACAGATTAAAGCCGTGATACATATATCCTTGATGctatatataatataaaaatattttacttACGGAAATTGTCGTacttcttatttttattattgatgGATGACACTCAAAAAAGATAAAGAGTACATTGATTAATGGATAGGAACTAGACAATGAGAGCCATTAGAATGTCTGCAAGCTGCTACAGTATGATATCTATGATTCTGTAACAAGAAAACTTTGGTTGAAATATATGTACATAAATTAAAGAATCACAACATCACATCCCTGCAAATTAAATTATAGGTAGTAGTTCCGGAGGAACGCCGCTAAACTAAACACATTAATTTAGTGCGTAAATCGTAAAACGAGAACTTACTTGTTCGCGTAGCGGAAGCGAAAGGAAAGAACGAACCACGGCTGAAATTACTGGTCGGCGATGATTGTCACGGTATGTCGGAGCAACCGCCTATTCCACAATCTGAACCCTTAACTAGAATTGAGATAGAAGAGCGTAGAATAATACTGCAGAGAATATATTTTTATTGTACACAGTAAGTGTACTTATATAGGGAATATTAGAGTTAGCTAATAACCCTATTGAGCCTTAAAACACCCGTTATGGGTGGACCCAATTTTCCTACGGGTTCAAAATGTAGATTGATGTCCAATCGATTAGCTTATCAACTATGGAAAGAGCTACATGCATTTCAAGAATATGCATATGGGAGGAAGGAGCTGCTAAGAGAGTTGCTTAATTTTCATAATTCCCACTTAATTAGGAGAATTTTTCTTTTCACCAATTGTGGTATTGAAACAACCCAATTCTAATACCTTGAATTGTACACAATTAAGTTTCTTCATTCTGTCGTTTTCCCAAATTAAAGATTAGAGTGAGTATTTCTATATGTTTAGATGAATCAGTTATAATATACTCCCTTCGTACCAGTTTATGTGACAAAAGCACTATTTGATAAATCAAACAGTTGTTTTACTCTATAAACTTGAACAATCTATGTCCAAATTTATATTGAAAATTAAGTATTTCAATGGTCGTACTCCAAACTTTGTCGCATAGAGTGGAATGAAGGagatatatagtatatatatataagcaagaCAAATCATTCAGGGTTGAGGGAGAAATGTGAAAGCAATCCGATAGAGAAGAAGACTGAAAGCTACGTTACATGAAATTAAAAGTGTCAGTAAAGCGTGTGATCCAAGAAGCAGAAACAAAGCCCATCTACTGCATGCTTTGCTTCGTCTgattatcaaataaataaatgTCTCACTGATATATATTCTGAAAGAAGGAAGAAAGAGACAACACAGCATATATTATACATAAGAATTGAAAGAGGTGCATAGCTCCTTAGCCATACAGTGCAATATATGGTTTGGTTGCAAAATTTATGACTGATGAATGACTGCTACTACACAAAAAATGCCAATATGTCGCTATCTTTTGAGACAACTTGCCTGCACTTAAATGGGGTGCAAACCTTTTCCTAAATGGAGTATTGATTTTCCCACTCACGTTAAAATTACCTTACTAAATGCCATGCATTATTATATTGATTGTAGAGGAAATTGTTCAACATAACATCTTACAGTTTGAACTGAAAAAAATGACTCTATAAATACTCTTGTATCTTTTTTTTCCGAATctcttatatataaaaataaagatCTTTTTGTATGTATAAGTATTttttttggtatatatatataaatataaaataatcGGTCCTTCAAAAAATTACATCATTATAAAGGGAACCTGGGTTCCCTTTGAGTAGCTACAGCATTGACTAGTAATATATCAATATTACAAACATTGGTTTTCCTTTTGAATACAGTTCCTAGGATGTCTGCCCACGCTGCTTCGTTTGCAAACACCGTAGAAACTACCAAAAATTGAGTTCTTTCAAAAAATTTCATCTTAGCTCCTTCCTTGGCGAGGAGATCCGCTACTTGGTTCTGCTATCGATAGCTATGCCTTATTGCTAGATTGCCCAGCTGCTCCATCATTGACCTGCATTCATAGATGATGGGGTTATGAGTCAGATTGCCATCTCTTATCATGTTTATCACCTTTATGGAATCAGTTTCTATCACTAGGggagtgagtatttgctcaagAGCAATTTTCAGTCCCTCCAAAGGGCTTGAAGCTCAGCCAGTATGCTAGCTGTGTGAGGTAGCCTTTTCATGTAGCCCATGACCCAATCTCCCCTACTATTCCTAAAGACTCCTCCAATGCCTCCTTTCCTAGATGTTGCACAAGCAGCCCCATCAATATTAAGCTTAAAAACCCTACATCAGGAGGTTGCCACTTAAGGTAAAGAATTATTTTTTCAGGGGGTGGGTTATGCTGAACAACCACATAGTAGTATTCAACTGCGATAGCAATCGTTTAGTTAACAGAGATGTGGTTCTTCTTCGTTTCAAAGACATTGGTGTTTTTAGTtctccaaatgctccaaaaacAAAATGGGAGGAGGAACTTCCAATCAATACAAGCATTAAAAGGCACTTTTTGGAGCTTATGCCAAGTTTCCTCTCAGTTCTGCATTGTGAAGGCTGAGGGGGGATGGCTTGAATACTAGTGCTATTCAGCACCAGTTTTAGCCAGAACTCTTATGCATTAGTGCAATCAAAGAAGATGTAGTTGATGTCTTCCACATCCACTCCACACTAGGAGCAATTAGGGTTGATGTTCAGACCTATGTGATGTAGGTATGTACCTGTAGGCAGTCTATTCTGGTTCATTAGTCAGGTGAAgaagttgattttatttgggacttTTAGTTTTCAAATCCAGCTAAAAAGGTCTTCATGGACATAGTTGATGGCCAAGTTAGAGGCAATAAAAGAATAGACAAACTTGGATGAAAATAGCTGAGTGGGTGTGAGGTTCCATATCAACTTATCAGTAGACATGGCATTGAGAGGAATAAAGTTTCTTTGGATGATGGTGGTGATATCTTGAGGGATGGGGTAATTGATGGAGCTAAGGTCACATGCCCCATTGCAGTGAAGAGTATTGACTTTCCTGTTCAGATCAACCTATTGCTAAGGCCCTCTGAGGATTCATTTGAAAGGTTTCATATTGGGTATCCAATATCTTCAAGAAAGTTGACCTTGTTCCCTTTGTGACTACCCCCATGGAAGCTTTAAATCacaccttccaaccctcttggacATACTACCATATCCTAGTTTTTGCCTTGGCTCAATTCCTAGTCCCACTACAGTGTTTTCCCATGAGAACTCTATCCCAAATGGAGTCAGTGTTATTGTACATTCTCCATGCTAGACTAGTATGGCAAGTCTTGTTCTACATGTGGGCTTATAACAATCCcaacccctcccccctccccccattcTTAGGTTTAGTGACAGTTTCCTATTTCACCATGTGTAGTTTTTCTTTTTCTGAGATGGTGCCCCATATAAAATTCCTCTAAACTCTATCAATTTGGTGGGTTATCTCGGAAGACAGGTTGATGTACTGCATAACATGGTTCGGATGCCTCTCAGACTAGCTTTGGCTAGGGTAGTACGGCCAGCCATATTAAGGAACTTAGTTTTCCAGCCTGCAAGTCTAGTGTTAAGGTTGTCCAGAATGAATTGGAAGTCTTTACTGGTATGCCTTTTATCGAAAATAGAGAAACCCAGGTACTTGCTAAAGGCAGTACCAGTTTTGATACCCAAAAAGGAGTTGCACTCGCTAGCCCATTCCTCTTGACAATTGGCATAGAAAAAGACCTTAGATTTTTGAAAGTTGACCTTCTGCCTAGAGGCAATATTAAAGTCCTCTAGGTCATCTAAAATGCATTGACAGTTTTTCCTATCAGCCCTAGTAAATAGTGTCAAGTCATCAGCAAAAAATAAATAGGGAATCTTAAGGCCTCCCCTGCTTATGCTAATGGGAAACCAGGATTCGTTCATTACTGCATTCTTAATATTCCTATAAAGCCTTACCATGCATAGAATAAACAGGTAGGGAAAGATTGTGTCTTCTGCCTAATGCCCCTTGTTGGGTTGAAAAAATAAGTCTGATCTCCATTCACTAGGATGGAGATGGAACTTGTAGTTATGCAGGACATAATCAGGGTGATCAGCCTGGTGGAGAAtttaaagaaaagaagagaatcTCTGATGAATGACCAGTCTAGTCTATCAAAGGCTTTTTCTAAGTCACATGTTAGAATTCTTCCCTTTTATTTTCTGAAAATGATTTATGTACTCCTGGACCACAATAGCATTGTTTGCAGCTCTTCTGTTGGCTAGGAAATTGGCTTGGGTTGGCCCAATGATTTTGTGGAGGACATGTTTAATTTTGTTGACAATGATCTTAGTGTTTAGCTTGTACACGGTATTGCACAGTCCTTTGGGACTGAAGTTTCTTAACATAGTAGCATTGAGACATTTTAGGATTAGGCAGATATAGGTTTTGTTAACTTTAGGAGGCATAGTACTAGAGGAGAATACTGACAGACAGAAGTTGTTCACTTGTTTAGACAACATTTGCCAATATGTTTGGTAAAACAAAGGTGCAACTCATCTGGTCCAGGAGCCTTCATAGGTATAAAGAAGTTTAGAGCACATTTGATCTCAGACAACCTATGTGGAAAATTCAGGGTTACTTCATCTATGCTATCAAGGACATTTGACCTTTTCACATTGTAGGAAGATTGCCTATTGGAGAAGTGATGTTCAAGGGTGAAGATCTTGGAAACGTAGTTCAAGATGGTCTATTTAATATGGTGTGGTTCTAGGATTAGGTTACATACCTCAGA of Nicotiana tomentosiformis chromosome 7, ASM39032v3, whole genome shotgun sequence contains these proteins:
- the LOC104119754 gene encoding transcription factor TCP4-like; its protein translation is MKRATGGEIVQVEGGHILRSTGKKDRHSKVYTAKGPRDRRVRLSAHTAIQFYDVQDRLGYDRPSKAVDWLIKKAKNAIDKLDELPPWNPSTIDAADGSSSGNNIVLEQQQQQQQEFQLQRQLEENNPSGGNSCNSYMMQTHSTGGETQSLGDTMKSFFPMNSETSLMNFQNYPHEIMPRSASFQNEDLGLSLHSTTFHDQNSNHRASSSHDHQTIFSSQNFETNYSRMAGWILPHHQQTLYSPQPQGAVFPQREPLQSNFSQLIHAWEERPPMNHVHHQAEISNRHFTSDFQIPARIHGEHEEPSSASPNSHH